A window from Chitinophaga filiformis encodes these proteins:
- a CDS encoding gluconokinase has protein sequence MEYIIGVDLGTSSAKVIAVRQDGKVMAQSQQEYPIHQPEPGHSEQDPDVILEAVKSGIRSVATIMKDPPAAVSFSTAMHSVLAMDQAGKALTPLIIWADNRSQPVADRLRKTPLSATLHQQTGTPVHPMSPLCKIIWWKEQAPDIFQSAARFIGIKEYIFYHFFGRYITDHSTASATGLFNIHELTWNKDSLEAAGITAAQLPEAVSSDSIIEGLQENVARDLGLPLDTRFVAGASDGCLAQLGSNALDKGHATLTIGTSGAVRMAIDRPVTDPQGRLFTYVLTPGHFVTGGAINNGGVVLQWYLNAFLQTVSDRPLQVDAGLQQALSTPPGAEGLLCLPYLHGERAPVWDGHAKGAFIGVQPQHTTWHFLRALLEGMAFGLLSITEALEETAGKVEKISVSGGFTHSPEWVQLMADVFQRPMYLRHESDASALGAALLGFQALKVSTSFTAVEEEVFPPAVEHAEVYKNAYAVHGKLYAALRDIFPVIQTSLPGQSA, from the coding sequence ATGGAATATATAATAGGAGTGGATCTTGGAACAAGCAGCGCTAAAGTGATCGCAGTAAGGCAGGATGGGAAAGTGATGGCCCAGTCGCAGCAGGAATACCCGATTCACCAACCGGAGCCCGGTCATAGTGAGCAAGACCCGGATGTGATACTGGAAGCAGTAAAGAGTGGAATAAGAAGTGTGGCCACTATTATGAAAGATCCACCGGCGGCAGTGTCGTTCAGTACGGCCATGCACAGCGTTCTGGCTATGGATCAAGCGGGTAAGGCCCTGACCCCCCTGATCATCTGGGCAGATAACCGGAGTCAGCCAGTAGCCGACCGCTTACGGAAAACGCCTTTGTCGGCTACCCTGCACCAGCAGACGGGTACGCCTGTACACCCGATGTCGCCCTTATGTAAGATAATCTGGTGGAAGGAGCAGGCGCCAGATATTTTTCAGTCGGCAGCGCGTTTCATCGGTATCAAAGAGTATATCTTTTATCATTTCTTTGGCCGGTATATCACAGACCATTCCACAGCGTCAGCTACCGGCCTGTTTAATATTCATGAGCTGACATGGAACAAAGACTCGCTCGAAGCAGCCGGTATTACGGCCGCACAGTTGCCGGAGGCGGTGAGCAGCGATAGTATTATTGAGGGCTTACAGGAAAATGTGGCCCGGGACCTGGGCCTGCCTTTAGATACGCGCTTCGTAGCGGGGGCCAGCGACGGCTGCCTGGCGCAACTGGGCAGTAATGCATTGGATAAAGGACATGCTACCCTGACCATTGGCACCAGCGGCGCAGTGCGCATGGCTATTGACCGCCCGGTAACAGACCCGCAGGGAAGGTTATTCACTTATGTGCTTACGCCGGGTCATTTTGTAACAGGGGGCGCCATAAATAATGGGGGAGTGGTATTACAATGGTACCTGAATGCTTTCCTGCAAACAGTTTCCGACAGGCCCTTACAGGTAGACGCCGGTCTGCAACAGGCATTAAGCACTCCTCCGGGGGCAGAAGGGCTGTTATGCCTTCCGTACCTGCATGGAGAACGTGCGCCTGTGTGGGATGGGCATGCCAAGGGTGCTTTTATTGGCGTACAGCCACAGCATACTACCTGGCATTTCCTGCGTGCCTTACTGGAGGGAATGGCCTTCGGGTTGCTCAGCATCACAGAGGCCCTGGAGGAAACCGCGGGAAAAGTAGAGAAGATCTCTGTCAGCGGTGGGTTTACACACTCGCCGGAATGGGTGCAGTTGATGGCGGATGTTTTTCAGCGCCCGATGTACCTGCGTCATGAGAGTGACGCTTCTGCCCTGGGCGCCGCGCTGCTGGGCTTCCAGGCTTTAAAGGTTTCCACCAGTTTCACTGCCGTGGAGGAAGAAGTGTTCCCGCCGGCAGTGGAACATGCGGAAGTGTATAAAAATGCTTATGCTGTACATGGAAAGTTATATGCAGCCCTCAGGGATATATTCCCCGTTATCCAAACATCTTTGCCAGGTCAGTCAGCTTAA
- the mutL gene encoding DNA mismatch repair endonuclease MutL, which translates to MADIINLLPDNIANQIAAGEVIQRPASAVKELLENAVDAGASEIQLIIRDAGKELVQVIDNGKGMSETDARMCFERHATSKIQTIDDLFSIRTMGFRGEALASIAAVSQVELKTRMRGAEIGTYIEIDNSAIKKQEICQTAEGTSIAMKNLFFNVPARRNFLKSNAAEMRHIVDEFIRVAMAFPQIQFTLTSNTQQLFYLEKGSLKQRIIAILGQHYNARLVSVKETTDYMDVYGFVGKPETAKKTRGDQFFFVNNRFIKSPYLHHAIMNAFAEMIPADSYPLYVLFIDLDPGHVDINVHPTKQEIKFDDEKVMYAFIQSAVKHALAQFNITPTLDFELDPGIQQLDAVSKPFTEQQQAKSVNTSLYKSFTQANQAHTIDTTGSSNLKHWKDLYDIGKPVAAPVNDTIGSIQEEARFTSSAPVENRPSAASMIDERWQDTTIDQKVPVQVHQQYILSQIKSGFILIDQQAAHERILYERYQRAVQESPMATQQSLFPQTLPLPPADAALLTEMLPDLQVLGYDLEPFGNNTFVVRGTPADIQSGNEQASIEGLLEQFKNFSHELKVPRREQLIRSMARNNAIPSGKSLSTREMQNIIDELFACSMPNAAPGGKYTYISFKLTDLAKMFG; encoded by the coding sequence GTGGCGGATATCATCAATCTATTACCAGACAACATAGCCAATCAGATAGCAGCAGGAGAAGTGATACAAAGGCCTGCTTCAGCAGTAAAAGAGCTGTTGGAAAATGCCGTGGACGCGGGCGCGTCGGAAATACAGCTCATTATCCGGGATGCCGGTAAAGAATTGGTACAAGTGATCGATAACGGGAAAGGAATGAGTGAGACGGATGCACGCATGTGCTTCGAAAGGCATGCTACTTCCAAAATACAGACTATAGACGACCTTTTCTCCATCCGCACTATGGGTTTCCGTGGTGAAGCACTGGCATCTATTGCCGCCGTTTCACAGGTTGAACTGAAAACACGCATGCGTGGTGCAGAAATTGGAACCTATATAGAAATTGACAACAGTGCGATAAAAAAACAGGAGATCTGCCAGACGGCAGAAGGCACCAGCATCGCCATGAAGAACCTGTTCTTCAACGTACCGGCACGCCGTAACTTCCTGAAAAGCAATGCTGCCGAGATGAGGCATATCGTGGATGAATTCATCCGCGTAGCCATGGCATTCCCCCAGATCCAGTTTACCCTCACCAGCAATACACAGCAGCTGTTCTACCTTGAAAAAGGTTCGCTGAAACAACGCATCATCGCTATTCTTGGTCAGCATTACAATGCCCGGCTGGTTTCTGTAAAAGAAACGACCGACTATATGGATGTGTATGGATTCGTGGGCAAACCGGAAACAGCCAAAAAAACAAGGGGCGATCAGTTCTTCTTTGTAAATAACCGCTTTATTAAAAGCCCCTACCTGCACCATGCCATCATGAATGCTTTTGCAGAAATGATTCCGGCAGATAGTTATCCTTTGTATGTATTGTTCATTGACCTGGATCCGGGCCATGTGGATATCAATGTACACCCTACCAAACAGGAGATCAAGTTTGACGACGAGAAGGTGATGTATGCATTCATACAATCTGCCGTGAAACATGCACTGGCACAGTTTAATATTACGCCTACCCTGGACTTTGAACTGGACCCCGGCATTCAGCAGCTGGACGCCGTAAGCAAACCCTTCACAGAGCAGCAGCAGGCCAAGTCTGTCAACACCTCCTTATACAAAAGCTTTACACAGGCTAACCAGGCGCACACCATCGATACTACCGGCAGTAGTAACCTGAAACACTGGAAAGACCTGTACGATATCGGTAAACCTGTTGCAGCCCCTGTAAATGATACGATTGGCAGCATACAGGAGGAAGCACGTTTTACCAGCTCCGCTCCCGTGGAGAACCGTCCCTCTGCAGCGTCCATGATAGACGAACGCTGGCAGGACACCACTATTGACCAGAAAGTACCTGTACAGGTACATCAGCAATACATCCTTTCACAGATCAAATCAGGCTTTATCCTGATAGATCAGCAGGCAGCCCATGAACGCATTCTGTATGAACGCTATCAGCGCGCCGTACAGGAAAGCCCTATGGCTACACAGCAAAGCCTGTTTCCGCAAACACTGCCTTTACCACCTGCGGATGCAGCCCTGCTCACAGAAATGCTGCCAGACCTGCAGGTGCTGGGATATGACCTGGAGCCTTTCGGCAACAATACATTTGTTGTAAGAGGTACGCCGGCAGATATCCAGAGCGGTAATGAGCAGGCAAGCATTGAAGGATTGCTGGAGCAGTTCAAGAACTTCAGTCATGAGCTCAAGGTGCCCCGCAGGGAACAACTGATACGTTCCATGGCCCGCAATAATGCCATTCCAAGCGGTAAGTCATTGTCTACCCGCGAGATGCAGAACATCATTGATGAACTGTTCGCCTGTTCAATGCCCAATGCGGCGCCGGGCGGCAAGTACACCTACATCTCCTTTAAGCTGACTGACCTGGCAAAGATGTTTGGATAA
- the msrB gene encoding peptide-methionine (R)-S-oxide reductase MsrB: MEDQKKSDVYSRTDTSKVSLTNDEWRERLSPEVYNIAREKGTEYAFTGKYWNSKESGTYYCAACGNPLFVSDAKFESSCGWPSFFEPVTKGSVIYAPDNTHGMHRTEVMCGRCKAHLGHVFDDGPPPTGLRYCINSVILDFEKAKEADKNFKGKH, from the coding sequence ATGGAAGACCAGAAAAAGAGTGATGTATACTCAAGAACGGATACCAGCAAAGTAAGTCTCACCAACGATGAATGGAGAGAGCGCTTATCGCCGGAAGTATACAATATTGCACGTGAAAAAGGCACCGAATATGCATTTACGGGTAAATACTGGAACAGTAAAGAATCAGGTACTTATTATTGCGCCGCCTGCGGCAACCCGCTGTTTGTGTCAGACGCCAAGTTTGAAAGCAGCTGCGGATGGCCGAGTTTCTTTGAGCCTGTTACCAAGGGAAGTGTAATTTATGCGCCCGACAATACACATGGCATGCACCGTACCGAAGTAATGTGCGGCCGCTGTAAGGCACACCTCGGACATGTATTTGATGATGGCCCTCCGCCCACAGGTTTGCGGTATTGTATCAATTCAGTGATACTCGACTTTGAAAAGGCGAAAGAGGCCGATAAAAATTTTAAGGGGAAACATTAA
- a CDS encoding YciI family protein: protein MYLILLQYIRPVAAIEHYMEQHRAFLEKFYKSGQFILAGRRKPKSGGLIICKASSRKEVEAIISEDPLDKYQLALYEIIEFEPTSYVNELQSYLS from the coding sequence ATGTACTTAATCCTTTTACAATACATCCGTCCGGTAGCTGCCATCGAGCATTATATGGAGCAGCATAGAGCTTTTCTGGAGAAGTTTTATAAGAGCGGGCAATTTATTCTGGCGGGACGCCGCAAGCCAAAATCCGGAGGGTTGATTATTTGTAAAGCTTCAAGTCGCAAGGAAGTGGAAGCGATTATCAGCGAAGATCCGCTGGACAAGTACCAGCTGGCACTTTATGAGATCATCGAATTTGAGCCAACATCTTACGTCAACGAGTTACAGTCTTATCTTTCCTAG
- a CDS encoding DUF4836 family protein: protein MRKMFSKVLLAISAIAMLLTSCSKMPEQSKYIPKTASLVLSVNSKQISKKLITNGITMDKLFAAVQEKDSASEAQKFWKDIENSGLDLQANSFVSVVYSKNQSYVTLTGGLKDAAKFEEYLKKNVSNFSLQTKSDFKYILEDKQEAVIAWNKGTVIYLKGIEGDAMKKALPPTGLPTPDTDSDEESSDSNNAQPASLVTAAADDMQTWVTEVDHLFHLKKDETAGSIEAFNDLLKNNADLSVYINPEPIYNAQAAMMPANLKTLLAGCYYTGAVNFEKGKVLVDGISYVGKDLAGIYKKYGNMEADLDMLEKYPSQNITGFVVYGFDFRMIGDIVKSTGLDGLANMGLQSSGLTLDDILNAFKGQLVFVASDFQVKKKPSLYIEGDSTTTPESKWVFAMKVGDKAAFDKVMSSPMLKGFFTKQGDTYVLTQNMPGMPAISITDKLVTSASDSALLQEYLAGKGKAGGLDNSFVSKIKGNPMGAYVNFEKIVNNIPDEEIPADGKPLAGKFKNLLKDMTALSSSFDGKTQHSEIVLNFKNETENSLVQLVNLGTETAKYLEEKKKADAAKETAAVAADSAAAAVEAAPAEEGKH, encoded by the coding sequence ATGAGAAAAATGTTTTCAAAGGTGTTACTAGCTATATCGGCTATAGCTATGCTTCTTACCTCCTGCTCCAAGATGCCGGAGCAAAGCAAATATATTCCCAAAACAGCCAGCCTCGTTCTCAGCGTAAATAGCAAACAGATCAGCAAGAAATTGATTACCAATGGTATTACAATGGACAAACTCTTTGCTGCTGTACAAGAGAAAGACAGCGCCAGCGAAGCGCAGAAGTTCTGGAAAGATATCGAAAACTCCGGACTGGACCTGCAGGCCAATTCCTTTGTGTCCGTGGTGTACAGCAAGAATCAGTCCTACGTTACCCTGACCGGCGGACTGAAAGACGCTGCCAAGTTCGAGGAGTATCTGAAAAAGAATGTCAGCAACTTCTCCCTGCAAACGAAGTCTGACTTCAAATACATCCTGGAAGACAAACAGGAAGCGGTAATTGCCTGGAATAAGGGAACCGTGATCTACCTGAAAGGGATAGAGGGAGATGCTATGAAGAAAGCATTGCCTCCAACCGGCCTGCCAACGCCTGATACTGATTCCGATGAGGAGTCTTCCGACTCTAACAACGCCCAGCCTGCCAGCCTTGTAACAGCAGCTGCTGACGACATGCAGACCTGGGTTACCGAAGTTGATCACCTGTTCCACCTGAAAAAAGATGAAACTGCCGGTTCAATCGAAGCGTTCAATGATCTGTTGAAAAACAATGCTGACCTGAGCGTATACATCAATCCTGAGCCGATCTACAACGCCCAGGCTGCCATGATGCCCGCTAATCTGAAGACATTACTGGCAGGTTGCTATTATACCGGCGCCGTTAATTTCGAAAAAGGTAAGGTCCTGGTAGACGGTATCTCTTATGTAGGTAAAGACCTCGCAGGCATCTACAAGAAATATGGCAACATGGAAGCCGACCTGGATATGCTGGAGAAATATCCTTCACAGAATATCACCGGCTTTGTTGTATACGGTTTTGACTTCCGCATGATCGGCGACATCGTGAAAAGCACCGGCCTGGATGGTCTGGCCAACATGGGCCTGCAGAGTTCCGGCCTGACCCTGGACGATATCCTGAACGCCTTTAAAGGACAGCTGGTATTTGTAGCGTCCGACTTCCAGGTAAAGAAAAAGCCAAGCCTCTACATTGAGGGAGATTCTACCACCACACCGGAATCTAAATGGGTGTTCGCGATGAAAGTAGGCGATAAGGCTGCTTTTGATAAGGTAATGTCTTCCCCTATGCTGAAAGGCTTCTTTACCAAACAGGGCGATACTTATGTACTGACACAGAACATGCCCGGTATGCCGGCCATTTCTATTACCGACAAACTGGTAACAAGTGCATCCGACTCTGCATTGCTGCAGGAATACCTGGCGGGTAAAGGCAAAGCCGGTGGCCTGGACAATAGCTTCGTAAGCAAGATCAAAGGCAACCCCATGGGTGCTTATGTGAACTTCGAAAAGATCGTGAACAACATTCCTGATGAAGAGATCCCTGCAGACGGTAAGCCACTGGCCGGTAAGTTCAAGAACCTCCTGAAAGATATGACTGCATTAAGTAGCTCTTTCGACGGTAAAACCCAGCATTCCGAAATAGTGCTGAACTTCAAGAACGAAACAGAAAACAGCCTGGTGCAATTAGTGAACCTCGGTACAGAGACTGCAAAATATCTCGAGGAGAAGAAAAAGGCAGATGCCGCTAAAGAGACAGCTGCTGTTGCGGCCGATTCTGCTGCTGCAGCGGTAGAAGCAGCTCCTGCAGAAGAAGGGAAACACTAA
- a CDS encoding ATP-binding cassette domain-containing protein yields MQIQLDNLVPVPLRDKILQRSSDIWNRPVAFTPGSFIKIKAPSGTGKTTLVHYLYHIRTDYTGQVLVNGQPWAAYSKGAIAGMRQEQVSVIFQDLRIFEQLTALENIELKRVMNAQPYCSAEKVKEMAARLNVTHVLNQSGRTLSYGERQRIAIIRALVQPFQWLIMDEPFSHLDEDNANRAAQLIAEECKARKAGFILTDLDNDTRFAYDTHYNL; encoded by the coding sequence ATGCAGATACAGTTAGATAACCTGGTGCCCGTTCCTTTGCGCGATAAGATCCTGCAGCGTTCGTCCGATATCTGGAACAGGCCCGTCGCATTTACCCCCGGTAGTTTCATTAAAATAAAAGCCCCCTCCGGAACCGGCAAGACAACCCTTGTCCACTACCTGTACCACATCAGAACAGACTATACAGGGCAGGTGCTGGTGAATGGCCAGCCATGGGCAGCCTATTCAAAAGGCGCTATTGCCGGTATGCGGCAGGAACAGGTCAGTGTGATCTTTCAGGACCTGCGCATTTTTGAACAGCTGACTGCTTTGGAAAACATCGAACTGAAAAGGGTGATGAATGCCCAGCCATATTGCAGCGCTGAGAAGGTGAAGGAAATGGCCGCCCGGCTGAATGTTACCCATGTACTGAACCAGAGCGGGAGAACGCTTTCCTATGGCGAACGCCAGCGTATCGCCATTATCCGCGCGCTGGTGCAACCCTTTCAGTGGCTGATCATGGACGAGCCCTTCAGCCATCTTGATGAAGACAATGCAAATCGCGCTGCCCAGCTGATCGCGGAAGAATGTAAAGCCCGCAAGGCCGGGTTCATTTTAACAGACCTGGACAACGATACCAGGTTTGCATATGACACACACTATAACTTATGA
- a CDS encoding Dabb family protein: protein MFVHVVNFWLKPGLSEADIKKFEEGVQSLKAIESLVMFNVGKPAATDRPVIDKSYSYCELTVFNDEAGHDVYQQHPIHLAFVENCKHLWEKVLIYDSETI from the coding sequence ATGTTTGTACACGTCGTAAATTTCTGGCTGAAGCCAGGTCTTTCAGAGGCTGATATCAAAAAGTTTGAAGAAGGCGTACAATCGCTGAAGGCGATCGAATCACTGGTAATGTTCAACGTAGGTAAGCCTGCAGCTACTGACCGTCCGGTAATAGACAAGAGTTACAGCTATTGTGAACTGACCGTATTCAATGATGAAGCAGGACACGATGTATACCAGCAACATCCTATACACCTGGCCTTTGTGGAAAATTGCAAACACCTGTGGGAGAAGGTGCTGATCTACGATTCGGAAACGATCTAA
- a CDS encoding DUF3857 domain-containing protein: MHRILLLIALIVCCFSAGANAQQKNFSITPAPAWLVPYQPDLKQVPDARDVSNGYYILLFEEQQHVEQSAVYHHMIRQIVSEAGIQNGAEITVDYDPVYEKLHFHKILIRRNGKVINQLQASKFKILQQEDDLSRFIYSGLYTAYFILEDVRKGDQIEFAYTIEGNNPIFEHKFTSLFYLAFSNPVVNFHKSIIASPNREIRFKTFNTAPMPDRQMVNGMQVYKWEMTNLPSMEAVDDTPTWFDNFPFVQATEYKDWQQVIQWGDRVNMVPAPGPALKAKITEFKREAGNNKEKYMLKAIRFVQDDIRYMGIEMGEYSHRPNTPDKILLQRFGDCKDKSLLLATLLKANGIYANMAYVDTYTRGHVVDYLPAPDLFNHAIVYAKLEGREYWIDPTISYQRGNLSMLTVPDYQQGLVIDPVGKNSFTPVTNTGKGKTIIHEHFLLPSDRKDKGSLTVTSIFTMQYADDQRDGLANSSRKDNENTFLNYYKNAYGSVTPDSPLQVTDIPDSNRIILKESYILQSPWKTDSTKDQRINFNMKANLLRDALPEYAEEDRKAAPLQLRYPFSLDYTITVEMPSAGPIDEEELHIRNDYYAIHFVPSVRNNVVTMHYTFETYQDHIPASFISTYIKERKRIDGFLGYYFYLDTDDGAPGDGPSQGLNWLVIGLAIFFAAVFTQYALRFSKVSLQPAGTYAYPPQIGGWLVIMAIGVFISPLNIFNGLIKASIFSNNMWLQLDKSTNATHNVSILQLLLVTELASEIGMLIFSLLLVSLFYKKRDTFPKAMIVFLAFNFTFNLIDNLACNYIFEKKSWETEGVKQLVQSFIAAAIWIPYLIRSERVKETFVMPHEKEMVN, encoded by the coding sequence ATGCACCGGATATTGCTGCTCATTGCGTTAATTGTCTGTTGTTTCTCTGCGGGGGCCAATGCTCAGCAAAAAAACTTTTCCATTACACCGGCGCCGGCCTGGCTGGTACCTTATCAGCCCGACCTGAAACAGGTGCCTGACGCCCGCGACGTAAGTAACGGGTATTATATACTGCTGTTTGAAGAACAGCAACACGTAGAACAATCTGCCGTATACCACCATATGATCAGGCAGATCGTATCGGAAGCCGGTATTCAGAACGGCGCTGAAATAACGGTCGACTATGATCCGGTGTACGAAAAGCTGCACTTCCATAAGATCCTCATCCGGCGCAACGGGAAGGTGATCAACCAGCTACAGGCATCGAAGTTCAAAATACTGCAACAGGAAGACGATCTGTCCCGCTTTATATACAGCGGCCTCTATACCGCGTACTTCATCCTGGAAGATGTGCGGAAGGGAGATCAGATCGAGTTTGCCTATACGATAGAAGGAAATAATCCCATCTTCGAACATAAGTTCACCAGCCTTTTTTACCTGGCATTCTCTAACCCGGTGGTGAATTTTCATAAAAGCATTATTGCATCCCCCAACCGGGAGATCCGGTTTAAAACCTTCAACACCGCACCTATGCCCGACAGGCAGATGGTGAACGGCATGCAGGTATATAAATGGGAAATGACCAACTTACCATCCATGGAAGCGGTAGATGATACGCCTACCTGGTTTGACAACTTTCCCTTTGTACAGGCCACAGAATACAAAGACTGGCAACAGGTGATCCAGTGGGGAGACCGGGTGAACATGGTACCAGCTCCCGGCCCTGCCCTGAAAGCCAAGATAACCGAGTTCAAACGGGAAGCGGGCAATAACAAGGAGAAATACATGCTCAAGGCTATCCGCTTCGTGCAGGATGATATCCGTTATATGGGTATTGAGATGGGCGAATACTCCCATCGGCCTAATACGCCCGACAAAATATTGCTACAGCGTTTTGGCGACTGTAAGGATAAATCGCTGCTGCTGGCCACTCTCCTCAAAGCCAATGGCATCTATGCCAATATGGCCTATGTGGATACCTATACCAGGGGCCATGTGGTGGATTATCTGCCGGCGCCGGACCTCTTCAATCACGCTATTGTTTATGCAAAACTGGAGGGACGGGAATACTGGATAGACCCTACCATCAGCTATCAGCGGGGCAACCTCTCCATGCTGACCGTACCCGATTACCAGCAGGGCCTTGTTATTGACCCTGTGGGAAAGAACAGCTTCACGCCCGTTACCAATACAGGCAAGGGCAAAACCATCATTCATGAACATTTCCTGCTGCCTTCCGACCGTAAGGACAAAGGCTCGCTGACTGTTACTTCTATATTCACCATGCAATATGCAGACGATCAGCGGGACGGGCTGGCCAACAGCAGCAGGAAGGATAATGAAAATACCTTCCTCAACTATTATAAAAATGCCTACGGCAGTGTTACGCCCGATTCTCCGCTGCAGGTAACAGATATTCCTGACAGTAACCGGATCATCCTCAAGGAAAGTTATATCCTGCAATCTCCGTGGAAGACTGACAGCACAAAGGATCAGCGGATCAATTTCAACATGAAGGCTAATCTCCTGAGAGATGCCTTGCCGGAATATGCGGAAGAAGATCGCAAGGCAGCCCCCCTGCAATTGCGTTATCCGTTCTCACTGGACTATACCATCACTGTAGAGATGCCTTCTGCGGGGCCGATAGACGAGGAAGAGCTGCATATCAGGAACGACTACTACGCCATCCATTTTGTGCCATCCGTAAGGAACAATGTGGTGACGATGCACTACACCTTTGAGACTTACCAGGACCATATCCCGGCCAGCTTTATCAGCACTTATATCAAGGAAAGGAAACGGATCGACGGCTTCCTGGGGTATTACTTCTACCTGGACACAGACGATGGTGCACCGGGAGATGGCCCCTCACAGGGATTGAACTGGCTGGTCATCGGCCTGGCAATATTCTTTGCCGCCGTATTTACACAATATGCCCTCCGCTTCAGCAAGGTATCTTTACAGCCGGCCGGGACTTATGCCTATCCGCCGCAGATAGGCGGATGGCTGGTGATAATGGCTATAGGCGTATTTATCAGTCCCTTAAATATCTTCAACGGACTGATAAAAGCATCGATATTCAGCAACAATATGTGGCTGCAATTAGATAAGTCGACCAATGCCACGCACAATGTTTCCATTCTTCAATTGTTGCTGGTCACCGAGCTGGCCAGCGAGATCGGCATGCTGATATTCAGCCTGCTGCTTGTATCGCTTTTCTATAAAAAAAGGGACACCTTTCCAAAGGCAATGATCGTCTTCCTGGCCTTCAATTTTACCTTTAACCTGATAGATAATCTTGCCTGCAATTATATCTTTGAAAAGAAAAGCTGGGAAACAGAAGGCGTGAAACAGCTTGTGCAGTCGTTCATAGCCGCGGCTATCTGGATACCCTACCTGATAAGGTCGGAACGTGTGAAGGAAACGTTCGTTATGCCACATGAAAAAGAGATGGTCAATTAA
- a CDS encoding DUF2891 domain-containing protein, with protein sequence MKKTFILISLVTGFLMSSASAQQAYYTRKSSGLLDLTPAGATHLAELPLRCMQQEFPYKTGIVFSDSSLVTAPKAYHPAFYGCFDWHSSVHGHWMLVRLLKSFPDLAKKQEIITKLSQNLTAANIAQEQQLFQNKENKSFERIYGWSWLLQLQRELLTWNDPLGRQLATNVQPLASQFSKAYIDFLGKLVYPIRVGEHTNLAFGLSLAWDYAATANDTALQQAIRQAAMRFYAADRNCPAAWEPGGYDFLSPCLEEADLMWRILPAKEYQTWIKAFLPELFAKTITVFKVAQVKDVTDGKLVHLHGLNLSRAWCLYGIARHVTENRAAILQLANLHLESAIPHVASGDYAGEHWLASFAVYALTTENN encoded by the coding sequence GTGAAGAAAACATTTATTCTGATATCCCTTGTAACCGGTTTCCTGATGTCATCTGCATCTGCACAACAGGCCTATTATACCCGCAAAAGCAGCGGTCTGCTGGATCTTACGCCGGCAGGCGCAACGCATCTTGCGGAATTGCCCCTGCGCTGCATGCAGCAGGAATTCCCTTATAAGACCGGGATTGTCTTCTCAGACTCATCCCTTGTTACCGCTCCGAAAGCCTATCATCCGGCCTTTTATGGTTGTTTTGACTGGCATAGCAGCGTACATGGCCACTGGATGCTGGTGCGCCTGCTGAAATCATTCCCTGATCTGGCAAAGAAACAGGAGATCATCACCAAGCTGTCCCAGAACCTGACCGCGGCCAACATTGCGCAGGAACAGCAGCTGTTTCAGAACAAGGAGAATAAGAGCTTTGAACGCATCTACGGATGGAGCTGGCTTTTACAACTGCAAAGAGAGCTCCTGACCTGGAATGATCCCCTGGGCAGGCAACTGGCCACCAATGTACAACCACTGGCATCCCAGTTCTCCAAAGCTTACATTGACTTCCTTGGCAAACTGGTCTACCCTATCCGTGTAGGCGAACATACCAACCTGGCATTCGGGCTCTCGCTGGCATGGGACTATGCCGCTACCGCGAATGACACTGCCCTGCAGCAGGCTATCCGCCAGGCGGCTATGCGTTTCTATGCGGCCGACAGGAACTGTCCTGCTGCCTGGGAGCCCGGCGGTTACGACTTCCTCTCTCCCTGCCTGGAAGAAGCAGACCTGATGTGGCGCATCCTGCCGGCAAAAGAATACCAGACATGGATCAAAGCATTCCTGCCAGAACTGTTTGCTAAAACAATAACTGTGTTCAAAGTAGCACAGGTAAAAGATGTAACAGATGGCAAACTGGTACACCTGCATGGCCTGAACCTGAGCCGGGCCTGGTGCCTGTACGGCATTGCACGCCATGTTACCGAAAACCGGGCCGCCATTCTGCAGCTGGCTAACCTGCACCTGGAGTCTGCCATTCCGCATGTTGCCAGCGGCGACTATGCCGGCGAACACTGGCTGGCATCTTTTGCAGTGTATGCGCTGACGACAGAAAATAACTAA